The Metabacillus sediminilitoris genome window below encodes:
- a CDS encoding PQQ-dependent sugar dehydrogenase, protein MYKGIKYFLLLLALTGCSLEDSQNSREQKNNTIDEEAIETISSTVDVLATNLHIPWTITKHDETFYLTQRDGQIIETVAGSGSVKTQQLSVTKDVLHEGEGGLLGFVLTPNFDSTQQAIAYHTYVQENMTQNRVVVLQKNGDTWKETNVLLEDIPGGQIHNGGRMRIGPDGMLYITTGDSGHSELAQNKNSLAGKILRMNLDGTIPKDNPFPNSYVYSYGHRNPQGLAWDEEGRLYSTEHGQTAHDEINLIKPGQNYGWPVIQGDEEAPGMISPLFHTGEDTWAPSGIDYNNGKLYIATLRDSRIRSFDLTTRSVDIIHENSGRMRDVYIEDSRLFTITNNRDGRGQPRKDDDKLLKIDL, encoded by the coding sequence ATGTATAAAGGGATAAAATATTTCTTGCTTTTATTAGCCTTAACAGGTTGCTCGCTTGAGGATTCACAAAATAGCCGTGAACAAAAAAATAATACAATTGATGAAGAAGCAATTGAAACAATCAGTTCAACGGTAGATGTATTAGCTACTAACTTACATATACCTTGGACAATTACAAAACATGATGAAACATTTTATTTAACTCAGCGTGATGGTCAAATCATTGAAACAGTCGCTGGGTCAGGATCAGTAAAAACTCAACAATTATCTGTCACAAAAGATGTCCTTCACGAAGGTGAAGGTGGATTGCTCGGATTCGTGTTGACGCCTAACTTCGATTCTACTCAACAAGCGATCGCTTACCATACGTATGTACAAGAAAATATGACACAAAATCGAGTTGTTGTGCTACAAAAGAATGGAGATACATGGAAGGAAACGAACGTCCTTTTAGAGGATATTCCCGGAGGTCAAATACATAATGGCGGCAGAATGAGAATCGGCCCGGATGGAATGCTTTATATTACAACAGGTGATTCAGGACATTCAGAACTCGCTCAAAACAAAAACAGCTTAGCAGGGAAAATCCTTCGTATGAACTTAGATGGGACCATCCCCAAAGACAATCCTTTCCCAAACTCATATGTATATTCATATGGGCACCGCAATCCACAAGGATTAGCATGGGACGAAGAAGGAAGGTTATATAGCACGGAACACGGCCAGACTGCCCATGATGAAATAAATTTGATTAAACCTGGTCAAAACTATGGCTGGCCTGTCATTCAAGGAGATGAAGAAGCACCAGGTATGATATCTCCTCTTTTCCATACTGGTGAAGATACTTGGGCACCATCCGGTATTGATTATAATAATGGAAAACTTTACATTGCAACCTTAAGAGATTCAAGAATCCGTAGTTTTGATTTAACAACACGGTCAGTGGACATTATTCATGAAAATAGCGGCAGAATGCGTGATGTGTATATCGAGGATTCAAGACTCTTTACCATAACAAACAATCGTGATGGTCGCGGCCAACCAAGGAAAGATGATGATAAATTACTAAAGATTGATCTTTAA
- a CDS encoding DsbA family protein produces the protein MRKKKSNKQSPKFIFWIVGILAICLGGLLFISNSTSKVEAFDYEYQPFLGEDTAPVQIVEFGDYKCPICKNFNETLFPQIEKDFIDTGKASFYFMNYSFINVDSARSAKFAEAVYKELGNKAFWEFHKLLYERQPDDIKYEKMDVFTEDFLEETLKEIVSEEDAQKVVKSFNNNEADSAWKSDMNTAERIGVAGTPTIYVNGEVFEGNSYEDLKEVVEKAIAGE, from the coding sequence ATGAGAAAGAAAAAATCAAATAAGCAATCTCCAAAATTTATCTTTTGGATCGTCGGAATTCTTGCAATTTGTCTAGGTGGACTACTTTTCATTTCAAATTCGACATCAAAAGTTGAAGCATTTGATTATGAATATCAACCATTTTTAGGGGAGGATACAGCTCCAGTCCAAATCGTTGAATTCGGTGATTATAAATGTCCAATTTGCAAAAATTTTAATGAGACACTTTTTCCGCAAATAGAAAAGGATTTTATTGATACTGGAAAAGCATCGTTTTATTTTATGAATTATTCTTTTATCAATGTTGATTCAGCACGTTCCGCTAAATTTGCTGAAGCTGTTTATAAAGAGTTAGGTAATAAAGCATTCTGGGAATTCCATAAGCTTCTTTATGAAAGACAACCTGACGACATAAAATATGAAAAAATGGATGTTTTTACAGAGGATTTTCTTGAGGAGACATTAAAAGAAATCGTTTCTGAAGAGGATGCTCAAAAGGTTGTTAAATCATTTAATAACAATGAAGCTGACTCGGCATGGAAATCTGATATGAATACGGCAGAAAGGATAGGAGTGGCAGGGACACCAACAATTTATGTCAACGGGGAAGTATTTGAAGGGAATAGTTATGAAGATCTTAAAGAAGTGGTAGAAAAAGCTATAGCCGGTGAGTAA
- a CDS encoding YjcZ family sporulation protein: MSNRHGNNSFALIVVLFILLIIVGASFFNY, from the coding sequence ATGAGCAATAGACACGGAAACAACTCCTTCGCATTAATCGTTGTTTTATTTATCTTGTTAATTATTGTAGGTGCTTCTTTCTTCAACTACTAA
- a CDS encoding HAMP domain-containing sensor histidine kinase: MERLRRFADWVTNSIFNKKKSKTPLLYYWTRRYLITLIIGLILIAVVSIFWIRHNTIESKLQLTKLFAQELSDRSVDETGKIIISPRLPFILEEREKFLNSREPLNYYIKTNEGDILSPGPGKMGPGKQEQQHLELIQLMKIPKELTVEKISSADNRTEFAIISPIVFEEDTIGAVIIIQPISALTNINPEEYQLLGLLLGGLAILGWFVIYSLSRKLARPVEQVADAAGELMRGNYEIELNEDVQEKELHQLVVSFNEMAKRLKQLEALRTELLAGVTHELKTPITSVSALIQAVNDNVVTDERKKEFLQMSLKEAKRLQSMVEDLLDFNSFSAGSIKVMKEKIEMCQVVKEIVYQWEIVHQPLLENVNITFTTHEDHFLAIGDHVRVQQILVNLLNNSLHAVKGRELGKISVDLFRNGQFICLEVKDNGYGIPKQEQPFIFERFYRGENKKYVERGLGLGLPFSLLLAKSLGGNLSLKESSTEQTILSFQLLSTS, encoded by the coding sequence ATGGAGAGATTAAGACGCTTCGCGGATTGGGTTACCAATTCTATATTCAATAAAAAGAAATCAAAAACCCCACTATTATATTATTGGACAAGGCGGTATTTAATCACATTAATCATCGGTTTGATCTTAATTGCCGTTGTATCGATCTTTTGGATTAGACATAACACGATCGAAAGTAAATTACAATTAACAAAGTTATTTGCTCAAGAACTGTCTGATCGATCGGTTGATGAAACAGGCAAGATTATTATAAGTCCTCGGCTTCCTTTTATTTTAGAGGAAAGGGAGAAATTTCTTAATAGTAGAGAGCCGTTAAATTATTATATAAAAACGAATGAAGGGGATATCCTATCACCTGGACCAGGGAAAATGGGTCCTGGAAAACAAGAGCAACAACATTTGGAGCTCATCCAATTGATGAAAATCCCTAAAGAATTAACCGTAGAGAAAATATCTTCAGCAGACAATCGAACTGAGTTTGCAATCATATCACCTATCGTTTTTGAAGAAGATACAATTGGGGCTGTCATCATCATTCAACCAATTTCAGCTTTAACAAATATAAATCCAGAAGAATATCAGTTACTAGGCTTGCTTCTAGGAGGTTTAGCTATTTTAGGGTGGTTTGTGATCTATTCTTTATCAAGGAAATTAGCTAGACCAGTCGAACAAGTAGCAGATGCAGCTGGTGAGCTAATGAGAGGGAATTATGAGATTGAGTTAAACGAAGATGTTCAAGAAAAAGAACTGCATCAACTAGTCGTTTCGTTTAATGAGATGGCGAAGCGTCTTAAACAGCTTGAAGCATTAAGGACTGAATTATTAGCAGGTGTAACACATGAATTGAAAACACCGATTACATCAGTAAGCGCGCTGATTCAAGCTGTTAACGATAATGTTGTTACAGATGAGCGAAAAAAAGAATTTCTCCAAATGTCGTTAAAAGAAGCGAAAAGATTGCAAAGCATGGTAGAGGATTTATTAGATTTTAATAGCTTTAGTGCAGGATCCATTAAAGTCATGAAAGAAAAAATTGAAATGTGCCAAGTAGTAAAAGAAATCGTTTATCAATGGGAGATTGTACATCAGCCCTTATTGGAAAACGTGAATATAACCTTTACTACTCACGAAGATCATTTTTTAGCAATAGGTGATCATGTAAGAGTCCAACAAATTTTAGTAAACTTATTAAACAATAGTCTTCATGCTGTAAAAGGAAGAGAACTAGGAAAAATTTCAGTGGATTTATTTAGGAATGGCCAATTTATTTGTCTGGAAGTAAAGGATAATGGATATGGTATACCTAAACAGGAACAACCCTTTATTTTTGAACGGTTTTATCGCGGTGAAAACAAAAAGTATGTTGAAAGAGGCCTTGGCTTAGGACTACCATTTAGTTTGCTTTTAGCAAAATCACTAGGTGGAAATCTAAGCTTGAAGGAAAGTTCGACGGAACAGACAATTTTGTCATTTCAATTGTTAAGCACAAGCTAA
- a CDS encoding BlaI/MecI/CopY family transcriptional regulator produces MNINKFRFDQVGLNRFFGPLEAKIMDIIWTNSEMSIKEVKQQLEKEKPTNFNTVMTVMNRLVDKKILEKRVEGRMSQFKPVQSKEEFIDEQSKKLTENLLDEFGGLVVNHMLDSLQDVDQSLLERLEQKIEQLKKGKSE; encoded by the coding sequence ATGAATATAAACAAATTTCGTTTTGATCAAGTAGGATTAAATCGCTTTTTTGGCCCTTTAGAGGCTAAAATTATGGATATTATTTGGACTAATTCTGAAATGAGTATTAAAGAAGTAAAACAACAGCTCGAAAAAGAAAAACCAACAAATTTTAATACAGTTATGACAGTGATGAATCGTCTTGTTGACAAGAAAATACTTGAAAAAAGAGTTGAAGGCAGAATGTCACAATTTAAACCTGTTCAGTCAAAAGAAGAATTTATTGATGAACAGTCAAAAAAGCTGACAGAAAATCTGTTAGATGAATTCGGCGGGCTTGTTGTCAATCATATGCTTGATTCCTTACAAGATGTCGATCAAAGTTTACTTGAACGATTAGAACAAAAAATTGAACAATTAAAAAAAGGAAAAAGTGAATAA
- a CDS encoding LysR family transcriptional regulator, with the protein MKIENLEVFCLVVEEGSINKAAKKRYLSQPAVSKQIHLLEENYETLLFERNNGKLILTESGKALYPIAKKIVNDYHQSLVIVSQIKNKVKLALNIGASLTIGEYLLPKLLGEFKKNFPQIEITLKIGSTPTILAQLEKDQIHIALVEGEVKGENFKVTKFAQDEPMVVFAAKHKWKNNRNVPLRDVLTEKLIWREENSGIRVLVEEILKQHNLLDQLHVYMEFGSTQAIKGAVEENLGISILSKLAIEKELKEGSLKALPIEGIDFKRNLWVVQKKDYIIQKSVKVFRDFLFQKTYST; encoded by the coding sequence ATGAAGATTGAAAACCTTGAGGTTTTTTGTCTTGTAGTAGAAGAAGGCAGCATAAATAAAGCTGCAAAGAAAAGATACTTATCACAACCAGCAGTTTCAAAACAAATTCACTTGCTAGAGGAAAACTATGAAACATTATTATTTGAACGCAACAATGGAAAGCTCATCTTAACGGAAAGCGGAAAAGCATTATATCCAATTGCAAAAAAAATAGTCAATGATTATCATCAATCACTTGTTATTGTCAGTCAAATAAAAAATAAAGTGAAATTAGCTTTAAATATCGGTGCATCACTCACAATTGGAGAGTATTTATTGCCAAAGCTATTAGGGGAATTTAAAAAGAACTTTCCACAAATAGAGATTACATTGAAAATAGGAAGTACACCGACCATTCTTGCTCAGCTTGAAAAGGATCAAATACACATTGCATTAGTAGAAGGTGAAGTAAAAGGTGAGAACTTTAAAGTAACGAAATTTGCCCAAGATGAGCCGATGGTCGTTTTCGCTGCAAAACATAAATGGAAAAATAATCGTAATGTGCCATTACGAGATGTTTTAACTGAGAAATTAATATGGAGAGAAGAAAACTCTGGAATTAGAGTGTTAGTGGAGGAAATTCTCAAACAACATAATCTGCTAGATCAACTTCATGTTTATATGGAGTTTGGGAGCACGCAAGCAATAAAGGGTGCTGTTGAAGAGAATTTAGGTATAAGCATTCTATCGAAATTGGCCATTGAAAAAGAACTAAAAGAGGGTTCATTAAAGGCATTGCCAATTGAGGGCATTGATTTTAAAAGAAACCTATGGGTTGTCCAAAAGAAAGATTATATTATCCAGAAATCTGTTAAAGTATTTCGTGATTTTTTATTTCAAAAAACATATTCTACATAA
- a CDS encoding MGMT family protein: MLSFTERTINIIKNIPPGKVMTYGQIARLAGSPRGARQVVRILHSMSAKYHLPWHRVINSKGEIGLKENEAISAQKQFLEDEGIVFNKNHVIDLKLYQFHPEHESEDWI, encoded by the coding sequence ATGCTCTCCTTTACAGAAAGAACGATCAATATTATTAAGAATATCCCCCCCGGAAAGGTCATGACTTATGGACAAATTGCAAGGTTGGCCGGCAGTCCAAGAGGAGCAAGACAAGTCGTCCGAATACTTCATTCGATGAGTGCAAAATATCATCTTCCTTGGCACAGAGTGATTAATTCAAAAGGAGAGATTGGCTTAAAGGAAAATGAAGCCATTTCTGCTCAAAAACAATTTCTCGAAGATGAAGGGATTGTATTCAATAAAAACCATGTTATTGACCTAAAATTATATCAATTTCATCCAGAACATGAATCCGAAGATTGGATATAA
- a CDS encoding chromate transporter — protein MLLDLFMTFFLIGFISFGGGYAIIPVIEMETVNHGWMTTQEFTDIIAIAGMAPGPIATNSAILVGYSQAGILGSVVSTLGIVLPSFILIIIIAVLFSKFYKNRMVEAAFYGLRPVVLGLIFYSAIKFAISNHVISLNLSWQSMFLFVVFGLSLFALIKLKWHPMFVILLSGGVGIVMFS, from the coding sequence TTGCTTTTGGATTTGTTCATGACATTCTTTTTAATTGGCTTCATTTCCTTTGGGGGAGGTTATGCAATTATTCCTGTTATTGAGATGGAGACTGTTAATCATGGCTGGATGACAACTCAAGAATTTACAGATATTATTGCGATCGCAGGCATGGCACCAGGGCCAATTGCAACAAATAGTGCAATATTAGTAGGTTATTCTCAGGCGGGAATCCTAGGATCGGTTGTCTCAACATTAGGGATTGTCCTTCCATCCTTCATTCTGATTATCATTATTGCCGTTTTATTTAGTAAATTTTATAAAAATAGGATGGTAGAAGCAGCATTTTATGGTTTACGACCAGTTGTGTTAGGACTTATTTTTTATTCCGCAATCAAGTTTGCCATTTCTAATCATGTAATCAGTCTGAATTTATCGTGGCAATCAATGTTCCTATTCGTTGTATTTGGCTTATCATTATTTGCATTAATCAAATTAAAGTGGCACCCGATGTTTGTGATTCTTTTATCTGGAGGAGTAGGAATCGTTATGTTTTCATAA
- a CDS encoding M56 family metallopeptidase, with translation MWRYKSLFVLGLGLLFALILSVQMGMYVMNHLFGTIISLNIFQLCISLFHGNTFVYHAVLIAVNTFIAYTIFMIVKKVIQQIFGIYKVNKRISIEKNIQLTEKINGTYNRKQNDITIIDSTEPIAFTMGFFKPKIVLSSALITMLDKAELEAVIYHETAHQKYYDPLMLLVLQIISEVMWYIPLTRWSYENYKIMIELVADEYAIKRMGSELGLGSALLKLIKTRLSGRGTSALVPFANGTVDFRIKQLINPEPTIPVKMQTKSVFISINMIMILMTLLVVV, from the coding sequence ATGTGGAGATATAAATCACTCTTCGTTTTAGGATTAGGTCTATTGTTTGCGTTAATTCTAAGCGTCCAAATGGGGATGTATGTGATGAATCACTTATTTGGAACGATTATATCCTTAAATATTTTCCAACTTTGTATTAGCTTATTTCATGGAAATACATTTGTATACCATGCTGTGTTAATAGCAGTAAATACCTTTATAGCTTATACCATTTTTATGATTGTTAAAAAGGTTATACAACAAATTTTTGGTATATACAAAGTAAATAAAAGAATATCGATTGAAAAAAACATTCAACTTACTGAAAAAATAAATGGCACATATAATCGGAAACAAAATGATATTACGATTATCGATAGTACTGAGCCAATTGCATTTACTATGGGATTCTTTAAGCCAAAAATCGTGCTATCTAGTGCTTTAATTACAATGCTGGATAAAGCTGAATTAGAGGCTGTGATCTATCATGAAACTGCCCATCAAAAGTATTATGACCCACTCATGTTACTTGTTTTACAAATCATTTCGGAAGTGATGTGGTATATCCCACTCACGAGATGGTCTTATGAGAATTATAAAATTATGATTGAATTAGTTGCAGATGAATATGCCATTAAGAGGATGGGTTCTGAGCTTGGACTTGGTAGTGCACTCCTTAAACTAATTAAAACACGTTTAAGCGGAAGGGGTACATCTGCCCTTGTACCTTTTGCAAATGGAACGGTAGACTTCCGAATAAAGCAACTAATTAATCCAGAACCAACTATTCCGGTAAAAATGCAGACGAAATCAGTCTTCATATCGATTAATATGATCATGATTTTGATGACTTTGTTGGTTGTTGTGTAA
- a CDS encoding disulfide oxidoreductase, giving the protein MNKPLLFTWIVSLIATLGSLFFSEILNFIPCTLCWYQRILMYPLTLILGIAFYHGDRTVYKYVLPISLVGMVISCYHYCLQKIPVLQKFEMCTSGIPCSGEYINLLGFITIPFLAFIAFTVITLMMIIIRK; this is encoded by the coding sequence ATGAATAAACCATTATTATTCACGTGGATCGTGTCTTTGATCGCTACATTAGGGAGTTTATTTTTTAGTGAAATTTTAAACTTTATCCCATGTACCCTCTGTTGGTATCAACGAATTCTCATGTATCCATTAACACTCATACTTGGTATAGCCTTTTATCATGGAGATCGTACAGTTTATAAATACGTGTTACCTATATCATTGGTTGGAATGGTCATTTCTTGCTATCATTATTGTCTACAAAAAATACCAGTTTTACAAAAGTTCGAAATGTGTACAAGCGGGATTCCATGCTCTGGAGAGTATATAAACTTATTAGGCTTTATCACGATCCCATTTCTAGCGTTCATTGCTTTTACTGTTATTACATTAATGATGATCATCATTCGTAAGTAG
- a CDS encoding TerC family protein produces the protein MDMEFLSALFAIIMIDLVLAGDNAILIGLAARKLPKQQQKKVILWGSLGAIVIRIVATLAVVWLLEVPGLHLVGGLLLVIIAYKLLVDEDDHGDVQAADNFWGAIRTVLIADALMGLDNVLAVAGASHGNMLLVVLGLIISVPVVMWGSTIILKWIERFPVIVTIGAAILAWTASKMIVGEGFLSGIFANGFVKYGFEILVILAVIGLGKYKQAKNAKRKAAKSSEEAAIAKAESN, from the coding sequence ATGGATATGGAATTTCTCTCTGCACTTTTTGCAATTATTATGATTGATTTAGTTTTAGCTGGAGATAACGCCATCCTAATTGGTCTTGCGGCAAGAAAATTGCCAAAGCAACAGCAAAAGAAAGTTATTTTATGGGGGTCACTAGGAGCCATTGTGATTCGAATAGTCGCGACACTTGCAGTCGTTTGGTTATTAGAAGTACCTGGTCTCCATTTAGTCGGTGGTCTTCTATTGGTGATCATTGCCTACAAACTACTTGTTGATGAAGATGACCATGGTGATGTGCAAGCGGCTGATAACTTCTGGGGAGCTATTCGTACAGTTCTAATCGCTGACGCATTAATGGGACTCGATAATGTGTTAGCTGTTGCGGGTGCGTCACACGGAAATATGCTTTTAGTTGTACTTGGATTAATCATTTCTGTTCCAGTTGTGATGTGGGGTAGTACAATTATTCTTAAATGGATTGAGCGTTTCCCAGTTATTGTTACAATCGGTGCAGCGATCCTAGCATGGACAGCATCAAAAATGATTGTAGGGGAAGGCTTCTTAAGTGGAATTTTTGCTAATGGCTTCGTAAAATATGGTTTTGAGATCTTAGTTATTCTTGCAGTTATTGGCTTAGGAAAATATAAGCAAGCGAAAAATGCAAAAAGAAAAGCAGCAAAAAGCAGCGAGGAAGCAGCTATAGCAAAGGCTGAATCTAATTAA
- a CDS encoding glucose-1-phosphate adenylyltransferase, producing MISGGTILKKQCIAMLLAGGRGTRLKNLTENLAKPAVPFGGKYRIIDFTLSNCRNSGIDTVGVLTQYQPHILQSYISDGKDWDLNRRDGGISILPPYQCENGERWYEGTAHAIYQNMHIIEQYAPEHVLVISGDHIYKMDYNKMLQHHIDTNADATISVIEVPWKEASRFGLLKTDEYNDRIVDFEEKPKNPSSNLASMGIYIFKWKTLKAYLEQDQQNPFSTKDFGKDIIPTMLQDNLKLFAYRFNGYWKDVGTISSYWEANMDLLKKETNILLNDKEWGIYTVEQTHPPQYLDSNAKVTQSLISEGCEIYGTVEKSVLFSGVKIGNGSIIKDSVILPGAVIGDNVIIEKAVVAPGVTIGDGVSITSKTPANEITLVSENLQQNNFVYQVI from the coding sequence ATGATTTCAGGAGGGACAATATTGAAAAAGCAATGTATCGCAATGCTCTTGGCCGGAGGAAGAGGAACAAGATTAAAAAATCTAACAGAGAATTTAGCTAAACCCGCAGTTCCCTTTGGAGGAAAATATCGCATTATTGATTTCACACTAAGTAATTGCAGAAATTCTGGAATCGATACAGTAGGTGTATTAACACAATATCAACCTCATATTTTACAAAGTTATATCAGTGACGGAAAAGATTGGGATTTAAACAGAAGAGATGGCGGTATAAGCATTCTTCCTCCATACCAGTGTGAAAATGGAGAACGTTGGTATGAAGGAACTGCACATGCAATTTATCAAAACATGCATATCATCGAACAATATGCCCCTGAACATGTACTCGTTATTTCTGGCGATCATATTTATAAAATGGATTACAATAAAATGCTTCAACACCATATCGATACGAATGCTGATGCTACCATTTCTGTGATTGAAGTTCCTTGGAAGGAAGCAAGCAGATTTGGCCTATTAAAAACGGATGAATATAATGATCGAATTGTTGACTTTGAAGAAAAACCAAAAAACCCTTCATCTAATTTAGCATCTATGGGAATTTACATTTTTAAATGGAAAACGCTAAAAGCATACTTAGAACAAGATCAACAAAATCCATTCTCTACAAAAGATTTTGGCAAAGATATCATCCCTACGATGCTGCAAGATAACCTTAAACTATTTGCATATAGATTTAATGGTTATTGGAAAGATGTTGGAACGATTAGCAGTTATTGGGAAGCTAATATGGATTTACTAAAAAAGGAAACCAATATTCTTCTAAATGATAAAGAGTGGGGAATTTACACAGTGGAACAAACTCACCCTCCCCAATACCTTGATTCAAATGCAAAAGTGACACAATCCCTTATCAGTGAAGGCTGCGAAATATATGGTACTGTTGAAAAATCAGTCCTTTTTAGCGGAGTTAAAATTGGAAATGGGTCAATCATTAAGGATTCAGTCATTTTGCCAGGAGCTGTGATTGGAGATAATGTCATCATTGAAAAGGCAGTCGTTGCCCCGGGTGTGACGATTGGAGATGGAGTTAGCATTACTTCAAAAACTCCGGCAAATGAAATTACTTTAGTTAGCGAAAATTTACAACAAAATAATTTTGTCTATCAAGTTATATAA
- a CDS encoding methionine aminopeptidase: protein MKFFRFFTNWYKAKQEKHMNKMKIQGKCPVCRGNGFASISSPYLGNIVECYYCKGTGLYAEWEKNK from the coding sequence GTGAAATTTTTTAGGTTTTTTACTAACTGGTATAAAGCAAAGCAGGAAAAACACATGAATAAAATGAAGATACAAGGTAAATGCCCAGTATGCCGTGGTAATGGATTTGCTTCCATTTCAAGTCCTTATCTAGGAAACATTGTTGAATGTTATTATTGTAAAGGTACTGGTTTATATGCCGAATGGGAAAAAAATAAATAA
- a CDS encoding chromate transporter, whose product MSKLWKRSFAIFWFFFKLSPVTFGGGYALIPEIEKEVVDNKKWLKREDITDVFALAQSVPGAIAVNTAIFIGYRFGGVRGSIAAMIGILLPTFTIVLILGFLYMFFRGNSVVEAAFMSSRASIVALIVYAGIKIGKTSILDYSTFIVFVIALLILLFINIHPLFVILGGMVIGIILMLIKDKLDNSGKMISAKGECKKDTAI is encoded by the coding sequence ATGAGTAAGCTATGGAAACGATCCTTCGCAATTTTTTGGTTCTTTTTTAAGCTGAGCCCAGTAACATTCGGGGGCGGTTATGCATTAATACCCGAAATTGAAAAAGAAGTAGTTGATAATAAAAAATGGTTAAAAAGGGAAGATATAACCGATGTTTTCGCATTAGCACAGTCAGTTCCTGGTGCAATAGCTGTTAACACAGCTATTTTCATCGGGTATCGATTTGGTGGAGTAAGAGGTTCAATTGCAGCAATGATAGGTATCTTACTACCTACTTTTACAATCGTATTAATATTGGGTTTTTTATATATGTTTTTTAGGGGTAATTCAGTAGTAGAAGCAGCATTTATGTCGAGTAGAGCTTCGATTGTAGCATTGATTGTTTATGCAGGAATTAAAATAGGCAAAACATCTATTCTTGATTATTCTACCTTTATCGTTTTTGTCATAGCATTACTAATCCTCTTATTTATAAACATTCATCCTCTATTCGTTATATTAGGAGGAATGGTGATTGGAATCATCCTAATGTTAATTAAAGATAAATTGGATAATAGCGGAAAAATGATTTCTGCTAAAGGAGAATGCAAAAAGGATACTGCAATATAA
- a CDS encoding metal-dependent hydrolase encodes MNGTAHATIGAGTGFVVAQTVHADPTTTLLLVGLGGLAGLIPDIDIDGKLSNKITFSHTLIRSVAQLIGLMMIVYIFFEGTGSERWLGIGAGVAIIVIASYIKQRHMLTITGLGVLAGGISLQEIWLILLGIYIIIASFLPHRSYTHSLLGIGFFAFIAHYFEASIRIEGIFLTCLLSYSSHLIADMKVLPINKRGVKFFLPFSSKEF; translated from the coding sequence TTGAACGGGACTGCACATGCAACAATCGGAGCTGGAACAGGGTTTGTCGTTGCCCAGACAGTTCACGCTGATCCGACTACAACTTTATTACTTGTAGGATTGGGTGGATTAGCGGGACTGATTCCTGATATTGATATTGATGGGAAACTAAGTAATAAAATTACATTTTCACATACGTTAATTCGATCTGTCGCACAATTAATCGGCTTAATGATGATTGTCTATATTTTTTTTGAAGGAACAGGTAGTGAAAGGTGGTTAGGTATTGGCGCAGGCGTAGCTATCATTGTGATTGCTTCCTATATTAAGCAAAGGCATATGTTAACAATTACCGGTTTAGGTGTGCTGGCGGGAGGTATTTCATTACAAGAAATATGGCTGATTTTATTAGGTATTTATATTATTATTGCTTCCTTTCTCCCTCATCGAAGCTACACTCACTCACTATTAGGAATTGGATTTTTTGCTTTTATTGCTCATTATTTTGAAGCTTCGATTCGAATCGAGGGCATATTTCTAACATGTTTGCTTAGTTATAGTAGTCATTTAATTGCTGATATGAAGGTTTTACCGATTAATAAGCGCGGAGTAAAATTCTTTTTACCTTTTTCTTCGAAGGAATTTTAA